CatatatgtgtctaatatatctcatttgtgtatatcattagtgctcgattttgtacttattatggtcttttatgcttttataggtatttttggataaataaggctttgcggtaaaattggctaaaaatgtggtccttggaaatgccccagaagtgtaccggaaataccccggaggaaccctgaaaaagtgcggaaaacatcccagaagaattgctaaaggcacccctaatttggataaggggcaccgcatttcagggcatgtactaaagggacaccggaactggatagggggaggtcatcttcaaaattcaaaacagaaattggcgggaaaaaaaggcagcagcgacaacagtttttaagcagagatttgagcgacttaggaggagattcaatgggcatatttgatacctacggactctagaagacataacaagcctaatgcaatcgtctagacccatccaattgggctggataagtcggaataattgatcaaagtcccaacaggatacggcttctccgtttagggtttgggattggtcagagagatttatgggattttCTTGCATGGGATATACTTCAAACAAGTTGAGTCCAAGtgctagaagatatttgagacgagagaatagctaaaaacagggtggaacgcaacaagaagaggattattcttcaaactgcccgtagagaataatggagattttcaacgagtttgatcgagtttcaaggtgattcaaatcctataaatagttggatttaagtcatagaagggttagaaacccttaggagagagtttagagttcaggatagacgagaagaagaagttacaggagatattgctgctgctgctgccattgaagatcctgaagaacacgaagaacagactcacatagtcagtcgttcttcagcaatCTTAAATAACAACACCAGTGTCGTTCTTTTGCAACAGTAAaagcttatcgtttacagcagtcttaatagcacttacccctttgtaacagtgacgttgtaacacttctacaacgttgctaattcctgtttcatcttatgtacatcaataaaaacacctattttagccatgaatttatcttgtgagtgtgtttctgggatgaggagctaaacccaatccaaggggtgatggaggaagccattcttccaaaagttatgtggtaaaattcatttaaatttatttatgcaatccttttatgattaattgcaccgaatgaaaattaaataaatgatttttattaattaattgtgttttctcttgatgaaatatgtttggtttattgcttttgatatttcatgcttgcgattaacaatggatgttttgaaaatctgatttaggcaatgattagaatcacaattgtttttgatttgaattataatgtctagaattgcatgataataattattattgaatcacatgaattttggtgaatggtgaaatcctaaaccctggtctttccataatatttacataattttgaattttgaatttgttttatcttttatttttaatttaaatctaaaaattgttttatTTTCAAGTGCGAGCAACGAACACCTTATTTACCGCATTCGAAATACTACAACTTATGCTCGGCCCGACTACAAATTATGAGATTTGTGAATATTTGCACAAATTCACTATACGAACTTATTTATATCACCAAACTGAATGACGTTGAATTGTTACTTCATTTCGTGCAAAAGTTTAGTTGATTGTTCCTTTTCGTGGAGCTTTGAAAATGCAAGTTTGTAATGAAGAAATATGTCTAAATCATACAACTAACTAATCAATTCCAAATACAAACGTCACTTGCATCACTGAAGTGTATGTGCTAATCTCTGCAGTGAGCACGCCATATTATTATTACCTAATCATTTTTAGGCCATGATCGCTACTCTGACCAGTATCATCGAACCCTAAAGTTTTACGTTTGAACTTTGACGACTTGAAATGTAGATAGATATTGGCTTACAGATTTGAAGGACAAGTTACAACTTTCGCATCATGCAACGAGTAGAACAAAAGAAAGCCTGTCACATGTCGCGATTTTCATGGTGCGACTGCTCAGAATCAGTGTTTCTGGGTGACTGATGATTATTCTGAACTCCAGGACAACCCGCTCTTCCGCAAGAATCAGTGCTCGGTACTCATTGCCTGATTGGGGCAAAGTTGTTGCTTTAGTCCAGCGAGATTTGCAAGTCTTGCTCTTCTTTTACAAGTAAGCTCCTCCCCCTTTGAGGATTTTTGACTCCAAAATGATCAAATGACAGATGGCGAACCTTAGCTAGCCATGTGTCAAGATCGTTTCAGTTTCTCATTAAATTTTCTGTGCAACTAATTTCCGTTGATTTAATATAATGCCGCCCGTATAGTCCAATCACGTGTTTGATTATGTCTGTTCAAGGAGGAGTTGCTTGTGAGCGTGACGTTCTAATTCCACCGCTCATGTAGTTGCAAATTCTGATTCGAGCCTTAAATGAGACGCCCCCTGATACAGGTGTTATTCGCTTGGACATTTGAGGGTTGGTTGCAGGTTGGACAGAGAGTTTCTCTCCTGCCGTAAcgacagatgctagagttcttcATGTGCGGTAGGGGAAGAACATGGGCAAGTTAAAAGCATTTGGCCTCACCTTGCAACATCTGGTCATCCCTAAAAAAATCTCAAATCTGTCTTTTTGATTTGTTGTTTGTCCCTCGTTAAGTGAACCTTTTTTCTCTTACCACGACGTCATTGCAGCACCGGATCACTGCCGTTGCCGCAAATAACTACAGTAGTTTGTAATGTCCTACTATGAGAGGATGTCTCCACCCCACATTTCCATGATGCGGGGAACCGCAGCCTATTAGAACTTCTCAGCTTTCTCAAAAGTGATTCCTAGAAGTTTATAAGCGGAAATACTTTTACTTCTGATATCCAAACAATTTATTAGGGTTTCATACCTTCTTTTTCCCGTGCGAGAAATGATACAAGGATAAGTTGATATTGATTCGTCCAGTTCCTCTTTTACAAGGACATGAGGTGAGAACAACTAAGATCTTATTATAGTGTTTGTTCTAAAATTATTTACCTGATGGGTgtttagaaactgtaatttgAGTTTTTACTGATAAATGTAAATTCCGGCTACCATGTCCTGTGTTTTGAAAATTATTTGTTGTTATGTACTTATAGCGTGTTTGGATATAAATTTGTTTTTGACTTTTCTTTTCGTTTTGTTTCATAAAAGATTGATTTTCCTGCTTTATAAAATCGTTCTAAAAAAATTACTACCAAACTATTAGTCAACAGTTAGTCCAAGATACCatttcttaattttcctaccaaacaAAAATATTACCCATAATTTAATACAATCAATCACAGACAGCAAAGCAAATATCTCGAGGTAATTCATAATGATTCATGAATAAAACCccttaataaaaacataaaaatatggtAAGCGTGTACTACCCGATTCACTTCACTTTTATGGTCCTACTCCTCCTCCTCCGTATATCGTGACTCTCCCTATTAACCAGCAGCAGCAGCCTCAGCCATCAGCCTCTTTATAATCCTCCTTCTCTGTGTCTAAGTTTAGACAAGTCTCCGCCAAAAcccaaaaagaagaaagagaaaaatggTGTCTCAGCCTCTGAAAATCAAAATACCTTCCTTCTCTGTTTGATCAATCAAACCCCCCCACCCCACCTTTAACGTTTTTTTACTTTTCCTCTTTCCATGCAATAGTAGTgaacaagaagaaagaaagaatcttcatcttcttttacaAAGACCCCAAGATTTTTCAATTTGAAGACAGGAAGAAAGGGCGCAAGCGAAAATGAAGAACGAAGAACAAATAAGGACTCTGTTTGGTATTAATTTAACAAGTAGACCAATTTGGCAACAATTTCTTATTTGTTCTTCTGGGTTTTTCTTTGGTTACCTTGTTAATGGCATCTGTGAGGTAATCACCCCATTTCTTGTTTCTTATTAAtgggttttgtttttttctttctgggtttttctttgttttgtccGCCATTAattttagtaattttttttttctgctctGTTTTTGCAGGAATATGTGTATAATAGGCTTCAATTCAGCTATGGATGGTACTTCACATTTGTTCAAGGGTTTGTTTATTTGATACTACTACGTTTACAAGGTTTTACAACAAAACATATGGTGAATCCATGGAAGACTTATTGGAAACTATCAGCTGTTCTTATGGGTTCTCATGGATTAACTAAGGGTTCCTTAGCTTGGCTTAATTACCCAGCTCAACTTATGTTCAAATCAACCAAGGTAAAAATTTCATCACTAGTCACTAACCCATTCCTCCATTTTGATTTTGGGGGTGAAATTTTTTTAATGTGTGATTCAATTTTGATGGTATTTGACTATAGGACTAGTTGACTAGATTTTTTCTCATGGTTGAAATTTCGTAGAAGTAGTGTTTTGAAACCTAATTCGGATTTCTTTGAATTGTTCCGGTTAGCCGAAAATGACTAGTTTGGACTATAATGTAGTGATTTGTTGAATTTGGTATTGGGGTTCTGTGTTTGTGGTTGCACTGATTTTGTTACTTGCTACATTGGTGTGATTCAGGTATTGCCTGTGATGATAATGGGAGCTTTCATTCCGGGTCTAAGACGGAAATACCCACCTCATGAATACATTGCAGCTATACTTCTTGTCATTGGGTTGATAATGTTTACATTAGCCGATGCTAATACGTCTCCGAATTTCAGTATGCTTGGGGTTATTATGGTTTCCGGTGCTTTGATTATGGATGCGTTTTTGGGTAATTTGCAAGAAGCAATTTTCACTATGAATCCTGAAACATCTCAGGTAATTATCGTGCTCTCGCGTTTCCATTACTGAGTTTTCACTTTAACTGAAAATCATGAAGAAGGTTTAGTGTAAAATGTGAATTCTTACTTACTTTTCACCTGGAAAGAAAAAGCTCTTTTGTGGATAATTTAGTTACAACTTTAACCATATTCTGATACGTTTTTTATTGCGAATGTGAAACAGTTAAAGTGGTAAATGTGTGCAGTGAATTTGTTTGCGCCATTTTTGCGCTGTATGGATAAAAAGGATTCTAACTTTATGCTGTTTCTTCTCTCAATTTCTGCAGACGGAGATGTTATTTTGCTCAACTGTTGTTGGGTTACCTTTCTTGATTCCACCTATGCTTTTAACCGGAGAAATCTTTAAAGCCTGGAATGCGTGTTATGAGGTGAAGTAAAGATCAATATTCAGTACCACTGCCATCCATTCATAAGTGCTTTTCTTGCATTTCTCTTTTCTTAGTGTGATAAAAGTCAAGAACTTCTGATACCAGATTGGATCATCATTAATGAATTTCATTAAGTTTACTTGGTCATTTTTGTTTAATGGATATCGCTTACCTGTTAAGATCTGTTTGCAGTTCCTAGGTTGTTATTTTATTGCATTAGAAGGTACTTCTTGCACTTCATTTAACACTCCCTTTAAAGTCGAGTTCGCGTAACGTGCCAACTGCGGAATCCTAAAGGCAACTTGCCATTTTTCTATTAAGTTGACAATTCTTTTCCATTCTTCCAATGCATATGAGTAATTTTATAAGGTATTCCGTCATGCCGGTGATTTGCCTGATACAGTGTCACTTTTTCATTCTTACACTATGTTGACATTTTGTGCATCGACCGACTGGATATACTCTTATGCTTAACAAAGATGATATCTTCACTTGGCATATTATCTTTAATTCTTTGTTAACCGTCTTTCTAATTCTTCTTTTTAAATTCAATTAAAAATAGATTGAACTCTTAGATCTTTTGTTGAATTTCTACTTCTTTTATCTTGACTACAGCATCCATACGTATATGGAGTATTGGTGTTCGAAGCAATGGCCACCTTCATTGGTCAGGTATCTGTTCTGTCTCTCATTGCAATCTTTGGAGCTGCCACGACTGCTATGGTACGTTACTAAATCCATTATTTGTCTTCCATTTTTTTATATCACATACCCATTGTTTATATATGAAATCGATACAAAGATTCCagtttttcattttattattactTTTTCAAACTCCACAGATCACGACAGCAAGGAAAGCTGTAACACTACTGTTATCATATCTGATATTTACGAAGCCGCTAACTGAGCAACATGGAACAGGACTCATTCTTATAGCAATGGGAATTGTATTGAAAATGTTGCCTGAAAACAAAATCCCCACTCTAAACAAACCTTCTCCTATTCCAATGAAGTCTTATGACAATGAGAAGAAGACCCtcacagaagatgatgaagaaaaaagaCCTCTAGTCTGAAAATATTTGTTAGTTTACTTTGTAATCTGCCACACACATACAAAAATGGGACAAAATAGGATGTGGTTTACACTTTAGTTTTCTCGTATGTGGCGTGTAGTAAGAATACTCGCAATGGTAAAAAAAACAGTCATAAATGAAAGATGTAAGTCTTAAGTTTTAGTAGAAAAGAAAGTTTAGAGCATAGAAAAGTTTCATTataatttcattttgttttggGTTTTTTTGGGCTCATTTTGTACTTAATAGCAATTCAATTTTTTCGCATACCAGTTTCTTCTTACTGCGTAAATTCCATGTCGCGCTATTCAATATAAATGGTATGAATCGTATGATTCGATTAATCTTCTTCTGTCAATGCGTCCATTTGGCTTAGATAAGGCCGACCCCGGTTACCTGAACTGCCGTGAAAGGCCAAGCTCTAGCTCTACAACCTGGCACTTCTGCTTTGATCTGCTAATGGTCAATGGAATGGAGATTCTAGGACAAAATTTTGTTGGACAATTGCTGTTGCCTGTCGGTCCCCCGGCGGCTGGGCAATATGAAACTTAACCATTACGGGCAGCTAGTACAGTGAGCTTGACTGTACAAGCAGGTGCAGCCAAACTGAGGACAACCACATTGTGAGAGCATAAGATAACAAACAAATTAACACCAAGTACAAAAACATAGTTTCCAAATAATTGGGGCCTTCTTCTGTAATCTTAATTGTAGATACTTCCATCCAAGATGACAAAAGGCCAGAACCTCTTATTCCtttgccaccaccaccaaaataTCTACAGCATATTTTCACATGCTCCAGCATAATCAAGAATAAGACCAATACTTCTACTGCACTGCAGAAATCAGTCACATTTTGGAATTGATTACCCACTTCTTCATTTTTATAGGTaagaagaaaattaaaaattggCAGCACTATTAAAAATAAATTTGAAGTTTTATTATAATTCAAAATTGTACATGGACTTGTTAACGGCATGATAAAATGAATGAGCAAAGGCCTGGATTTCTTAGTAGGAGCAAAGTCGCAATCTATTTGTCCCACCCCTAAACAAAAAGTCTTCATccaaaattttgttcttattgttattttttcttttctacatagttttcttcttcttccttttctgaaTTGGTTCCAGTGAGATATAACCATTTATAGTGACAGAAGACTGTTACATGATTAGAGATTTTTCCAAGCTTTTAATTAAACATATTTAGCattatttgttcatttttatcGAATAAGACATTTTTTATATTATGATCAGGACCACCCTAACAACAGATAATGAAAATCTTTTCTTCGAAATCGAATAAGACATGGGTCAATTTATCATATACAGTCAGCGTTCACTGCCTTGATTCATTTGGTCGACATTCCCAATTTCAGAATTAATAATTTTGTATTGATTTTCCAAATAACTAGAAATTTGTTTAAAAAGTAAATGTTGAATTGGTTAAGCTACCAGAGGGGATTGTAAACTGGACAGAACTGGAATTTTGGAAATAGAACAAACGGATCTCTTGGTTGGAGCAtgtttgaaaattgaaattattttttcattGATTTCTCCCCTAAAATATTTATTATAAATTTAACCCCGCAAGAAGAtctcacaaaattaattagtgcTTTGAAGTTTTATTTATAATCCCAATTAGTAAACGATACAAGTCGACCAAGAACGCGACAATGCAACGGACAACTGGGGACTACATTCTTCTATCCGTTCTTCTTTTAACAATCACAATCAATTGACTCAGTAATCTGATTATATGTACTATTCTGTGCTTAAGTTTCTGTGCAGATCATGTTTCACTGCACGCGGCACGGCTCATTTTGTGCGGCTTCCACCACGCATACTCAGATTTTTCGAAGGGAGAGACGGAAATCTAAAAAGAAATCTAGTTGTATAAATTGTTTCATTAAGACTCAAAACTACACAAGTCCAAATGGCTTGAAACCAAGGGCTAGAAGAGGTTCATACTACAATgtcacaagaaaagaaaaaaaatgtaactCTGATTCCCAATGCTTTCTAGAAATCAACCAAACAAGCGGAGTCTCCAGAGTTATGATAAAAACTGTGTTCACCAGCTTCTGATAAGGATGGTTAAAACTCATCCCTGACAACACTATTAAGAAAGACACCTGGAAATCCTAAAAGGCACTTTAAAGCTAAAGTATGGTTTCTAACTTGCAAGTCCAAAACACCTAGCATTCAAGTGGGTCATTTGCCATCTCAAAGCCAAAATAAAACACTATCAAACATTTGACTAAGGAAAAAGATGGAACACTTTTAATCATATATTTCAGTGAGTCAAATGGCGGAAATTTCCCACcaacaaaatccctaaaatcTTAAAGCTGTCAGTAGTAGTTTCAATCCATCTGTGATTGTATTTCTGCAAAAATCAGAACTCAAGGTTGTTCTAAAATCTCAAATGCATCTTCCACAATCTTCAGCTCTTGCAACAATTTGGCTAGTTTCTTATCGTTTTCTGCGCGAATATGCTCTGGAACCTTAACTTCATAACCTATAGAGTTCATCTTTTGTTGCAAAGCATCTCTTTGCCTGAGGAATAATAAATATCCATGAGATAGAATCATGTCAGAAAACAAATTGGCCATAACCCAAGTCAGGTGCAactgaaaaaataataaattaagtCTGACAGTTCAGTTTTTCCAATGGAATCCAAATATACAACCTAATCTAACCAACCAAAATCATTCATACAAAATCATGCTAATACTGAAAAACTGTAGCGAACCATCCAAAATTATAGCGTGATATAAGTTTTCTTGATCatcaaaattatatacaaatcaAGAGATATATTTATTTAAGCAATCGAGAAACTCACTTTTGTATATCATCCttcttttttattagtttttcccGTTCAGCTTCTGCATTGAGCGATCCTTGGGCCTGTTGTAGGTAAGTTGAGAAGTGCTCATTTGCAACATTAACAAGACATGTTGCAAGGTTAGCGTCATTCTCAGCCACAATCTGCAAGAAGTTTAACTCCTTACTGTTAAGAGGTTGAATATACAGGATGACGAAAACAAAAAAGCACAGATTCCATTTGTTTGTCGCATACCAAATTCAATTGATCACAGTGGAAATGAGTATGCAATAATGGAACTTGGGAACCAAAATTTGACCAAATATGTAGTTAAAACCTAAAGTGCGTGGAATTTCTACGATAAAACTCTACAAAGGGATTTGTATCATCAGAAAAATTGAAGTAGAGAGCAATCTAAGACGAGAACCTATGCACTCTGAAGTGGTCACATGAAGAGAGTGCTAAATTTTAAGCAAGTTCAAGAATCAAGATCAAAAGTTAACCTCAAAAGATGACAACGAAGCAAGAGTTGATATCTCAAGTTCACGGCTTCTGATAACATCTCCAACAGCGTCTGACCGGCAAACCACAAAAGCTGGTTTCCTGCACACAGAAAGATCTCAAAGCAGATGTCAGATATTAACTGAAAAGTGCATTGTCCCGGTTAGCATTTGCAAAAGTATCTAAACTATCTCATTTAGTGAGAAAAATCCGAACTTCGTGAAATTTACCTTCCTAGCCTTTCATTTGGAGGTAAATCAGCACGAATAGATCTAATTGACTTCACAAGAGTTTCAACCAGATCCATCTCATTTTCAATTGCTTCATTTGTCCACTCCTGCATGAGAAACAGATGCACCAACTTTTTAGCTTATTAGGAAACAACCACCAGACAAGAAATTATTAGTTACTCCTGCGTACTGAAACAATAGATGTATTTCGCATAAGAGTGACCATGGGAATCTTATGCCCTGATCCAATTATAAGGTTGGAACTTAAGTCTGGAGCCTAAAAAGAATGCTTGAGCAGGATATTTTCGCACTCAAGTCAGACCACCCCGTTTGTTCCACCGAATGATATCAAAGTTTCATGATCATACAGATCTTTTGACCAACCTTTACAACTGATGGGTACTCAGAAATCATGATTGATTCCTTCTTGGCACGGTTTCCAGCTACTTGAGGAAGACGCTGCCACAATTCTTCAGTAACGTAAGGCATAAATGGGTGGAGCAACCGCAAACCGTTGTCCAAACAAATCCACAGAGTATCACGTGCAGCACTTCGTTCATCATTAAACTTATCATCCCCCACAAAGTAAGGTTTAATTGCTTCAATGAATATATCACATAATTGGAATTGCCACCATGAATATACTGCTGTGGAAGCATCAGAAAACTCGTACGATTCGAGTGACGTAACTGTCTTGGATATGGCTTTGTTCAACACTGATAGTATCCACTTGCAGCTGAATGGAAGAGAATCCGGATTTAATTTCGTTGGAGGAATGTAATTGTCGCCGAGCTTGGTCATTGCAAAGCGAATGGCATTCCACAGTTTGTTGCACCATTGTCGATAACCAACAACTCTTTGGATATCCAAATTTATCTTATCCGACTGGAAGCACGAGATACAAATAATTACTTTAATAAGCCAAGGGAAAGAAAACATATACACGAATAATCACATTAGCAGATAATCAAACCTGAGCTGTATAAGAGACAAGGGCGAACCGCAGCGCATCTGCACCACATTCAGCAATGCCATTAGGGAAGTCTTTCACTTGTCCCTCTTTGGCAACAACTAGCTCATTAGGATCCAGGTTACCCTCCTCCAGCCTTTTGTGGAGGTTTTCCAAGGTTACCCCATTTATTACTTCAAGCGGATCAATCACATTTCCCAAAGATTTTGACATTTTACGACCGTGTGCATCACGAATCATTGGATGCAAGTAAACCTGCAAATATGTCAGATTGTCAGGTGAATTCTTTGGCTGGCATGACATATTAGGGTGAATCGACTAGCACAAAAGaatagggaaagaaaagaagcaaGTTCATGTGCACATGTAATCAACACAAAACATCCCTTAGTGGGGGATGTAATTCATGACTCATGAGGTGACAAACCTGAAAAAGGACACAAAATGCACATAATTTTTATTCAACTACACCAGTGTATTTTTTAATATGTATTTCACAGAGAGAACGCCTGAACAGACTGTGAAGATTCACCTACAAGATGCACATAATTTTTATTCGACTACACCAGTGTATTTTTTTAATATGTATTTCACAGAGAGAACGCCTGAACAGACTGTGAAGATTCACCTACAAGTGCAACATTTAGGGGCATCACAAAGTTTATATGATATATGCAAGGAAAGCAAAATATCTATTCAACAGCAATATCTAAACATGCCAGCCATATTTTTAATCTAAATTCCAAACCTTATCTAAAGCGTCTTCTTTTATTTGGATAAACCTAAACATGATTTTTATATGCTGTTGGATAAGAACTATCACATGTTGGTGTGTGTGCCTACTTATTGCTAGTATGCACGCATTCATATGTCAGATTAATTTTTTATGGTTTACCACCAAGAGATCCAATCAATTTACCTTTCTGAAAGGTACATCACCACTGAGCTGCATTCCTAGCATAACCATACGTGCTACCCAAAAGAAGAGAATGTCATGTCCAGTTTCAAGAACTGAAGTTGGATAAAATGCTCTAAAATCAGCAGTATTATCAGGCCATCCCAGCACAGATAACGGAAACAATCCAGAAGAAAACCAAGTGTCCAATACATCCGGATCTTGAATCATCTGAAATTTCTTTCCAACAAATTTTTTAGTAGCCTCGGACCGAGCTTCCTCTTCATCTCTCCCAACCACCCAATGATCAGCATACACACCATATTCTTGTAACTGGTCATCCTCCAGTGCAACATACCATGCTGGAACACGATGTCCCCACCACAGTTGCCTTGAAATGCACCAATCTCGGATGTTAACCAACCACCTTTTCCACTCAGCAGTATACTGCTTTGGAATGATTTCAATTTTCTTACACTTCTCATCCACAACAGCATCGAGAGCTTGCTTTGCCATACCATTACAATTAACATACCATTGGGGCTTAATCATCGGTTCCACAACATCGTTAGTCCTTGAGCAAACACCAAGACGCATCTCGTTATTCTGAGCACCTCTTAAGAGATCCTTCTTCTCTAGTGCCGCAATAACAGCTACACGAGCTTCAAACCGCGGCATGCCCTTAAAAGCTGACCCACCATTGCTGTTAATTAATCCATCATTGGTCAAGATGTTGATAAATTCCAGATTATGACGTTTTCCAACTTCAAAATCATTTGGATCATGAGCAGGTGTGATCTGGTAAGATTCATGACAGGAAAATTAAACGCCAAACACAAATAATAGCAACCAAGCCACTTGAAAGCCAAAAATGTAATGACTCTCACTGGAAGTCAGATCATATTACCTTAACAGCACCTGTCCCAAATTGTGGATCAACAAGTATTGCGTCACAAATAATGGGCAGTCTCCTTCCATTGAATGGATGAATTGCATACTTTCCATGAAGTTTAGTGTACCTCTCGTCTTCAGGATGGACAGCTATGCCAGTATCACCTAGCATCGTCTCCACTCTAGTTGTggcaacaactatctcttttaACTCTCCCAAAGGGTACTCCAAAGGGTAAGCAAAAGATGTAAGTACACCAAACTCTACTGGGGTATCATAACCGGGAACCTTTAACAGCGTTCTTTCCTTTATGTCTTTGTAATCCACCTATAAAACGAAGCACAATCAGGAAATCGGCATTTTCACGAGAAAATGAATCATTTAAAGTTTGAGCTCATACTTCAATATCAGATATAGCCGTCCGCAAGACGCAATCCCAGTTCACAAGGCGGTTATCCCTAATAAGAGAATTCACACATTACAAGTTACCAAAATGAATAAGAAATATGCATCAAGAACATAAGACTGAACAAAGCCAAAAAGATACAACTAGTATCAAGCGCAACAAACTTGGGACAGAA
The nucleotide sequence above comes from Papaver somniferum cultivar HN1 chromosome 8, ASM357369v1, whole genome shotgun sequence. Encoded proteins:
- the LOC113306949 gene encoding UDP-galactose/UDP-glucose transporter 2-like, with product MKNEEQIRTLFGINLTSRPIWQQFLICSSGFFFGYLVNGICEEYVYNRLQFSYGWYFTFVQGFVYLILLRLQGFTTKHMVNPWKTYWKLSAVLMGSHGLTKGSLAWLNYPAQLMFKSTKVLPVMIMGAFIPGLRRKYPPHEYIAAILLVIGLIMFTLADANTSPNFSMLGVIMVSGALIMDAFLGNLQEAIFTMNPETSQTEMLFCSTVVGLPFLIPPMLLTGEIFKAWNACYEHPYVYGVLVFEAMATFIGQVSVLSLIAIFGAATTAMITTARKAVTLLLSYLIFTKPLTEQHGTGLILIAMGIVLKMLPENKIPTLNKPSPIPMKSYDNEKKTLTEDDEEKRPLV
- the LOC113304349 gene encoding valine--tRNA ligase, mitochondrial 1-like isoform X2 — encoded protein: MEENKIDLKKEPEIPKVETAEELERKKKKEEKAKEKELKKLKALEKAAAAKNQAQKGAAASKKSEKKIVKKDAVEENLEDYVDPATNPGEKKHLSRQMAKQYSPTVVEKSWYAWWEKSGYFIADANSTKPAFTIVLPPPNVTGALHIGHALTAAIQDTICRWRRMSGFNVCWVPGMDHAGIATQVVVEKKIMRDSKRTRHDIGREDFVKEVWKWKNEHENTILNQERRIGVSLDWSRECFTMDEPRSKAVTEAFVRLYEDGLIYRDNRLVNWDCVLRTAISDIEVDYKDIKERTLLKVPGYDTPVEFGVLTSFAYPLEYPLGELKEIVVATTRVETMLGDTGIAVHPEDERYTKLHGKYAIHPFNGRRLPIICDAILVDPQFGTGAVKITPAHDPNDFEVGKRHNLEFINILTNDGLINSNGGSAFKGMPRFEARVAVIAALEKKDLLRGAQNNEMRLGVCSRTNDVVEPMIKPQWYVNCNGMAKQALDAVVDEKCKKIEIIPKQYTAEWKRWLVNIRDWCISRQLWWGHRVPAWYVALEDDQLQEYGVYADHWVVGRDEEEARSEATKKFVGKKFQMIQDPDVLDTWFSSGLFPLSVLGWPDNTADFRAFYPTSVLETGHDILFFWVARMVMLGMQLSGDVPFRKVYLHPMIRDAHGRKMSKSLGNVIDPLEVINGVTLENLHKRLEEGNLDPNELVVAKEGQVKDFPNGIAECGADALRFALVSYTAQSDKINLDIQRVVGYRQWCNKLWNAIRFAMTKLGDNYIPPTKLNPDSLPFSCKWILSVLNKAISKTVTSLESYEFSDASTAVYSWWQFQLCDIFIEAIKPYFVGDDKFNDERSAARDTLWICLDNGLRLLHPFMPYVTEELWQRLPQVAGNRAKKESIMISEYPSVVKEWTNEAIENEMDLVETLVKSIRSIRADLPPNERLGRKPAFVVCRSDAVGDVIRSRELEISTLASLSSFEIVAENDANLATCLVNVANEHFSTYLQQAQGSLNAEAEREKLIKKKDDIQKQRDALQQKMNSIGYEVKVPEHIRAENDKKLAKLLQELKIVEDAFEILEQP
- the LOC113304349 gene encoding valine--tRNA ligase, mitochondrial 1-like isoform X1; translated protein: MLRHFLGLGFKSRTKLISSRSQFTETRWWSSSSSKIVTNMEENKIDLKKEPEIPKVETAEELERKKKKEEKAKEKELKKLKALEKAAAAKNQAQKGAAASKKSEKKIVKKDAVEENLEDYVDPATNPGEKKHLSRQMAKQYSPTVVEKSWYAWWEKSGYFIADANSTKPAFTIVLPPPNVTGALHIGHALTAAIQDTICRWRRMSGFNVCWVPGMDHAGIATQVVVEKKIMRDSKRTRHDIGREDFVKEVWKWKNEHENTILNQERRIGVSLDWSRECFTMDEPRSKAVTEAFVRLYEDGLIYRDNRLVNWDCVLRTAISDIEVDYKDIKERTLLKVPGYDTPVEFGVLTSFAYPLEYPLGELKEIVVATTRVETMLGDTGIAVHPEDERYTKLHGKYAIHPFNGRRLPIICDAILVDPQFGTGAVKITPAHDPNDFEVGKRHNLEFINILTNDGLINSNGGSAFKGMPRFEARVAVIAALEKKDLLRGAQNNEMRLGVCSRTNDVVEPMIKPQWYVNCNGMAKQALDAVVDEKCKKIEIIPKQYTAEWKRWLVNIRDWCISRQLWWGHRVPAWYVALEDDQLQEYGVYADHWVVGRDEEEARSEATKKFVGKKFQMIQDPDVLDTWFSSGLFPLSVLGWPDNTADFRAFYPTSVLETGHDILFFWVARMVMLGMQLSGDVPFRKVYLHPMIRDAHGRKMSKSLGNVIDPLEVINGVTLENLHKRLEEGNLDPNELVVAKEGQVKDFPNGIAECGADALRFALVSYTAQSDKINLDIQRVVGYRQWCNKLWNAIRFAMTKLGDNYIPPTKLNPDSLPFSCKWILSVLNKAISKTVTSLESYEFSDASTAVYSWWQFQLCDIFIEAIKPYFVGDDKFNDERSAARDTLWICLDNGLRLLHPFMPYVTEELWQRLPQVAGNRAKKESIMISEYPSVVKEWTNEAIENEMDLVETLVKSIRSIRADLPPNERLGRKPAFVVCRSDAVGDVIRSRELEISTLASLSSFEIVAENDANLATCLVNVANEHFSTYLQQAQGSLNAEAEREKLIKKKDDIQKQRDALQQKMNSIGYEVKVPEHIRAENDKKLAKLLQELKIVEDAFEILEQP